A region of Myxococcus stipitatus DSM 14675 DNA encodes the following proteins:
- a CDS encoding cytochrome P450, with protein sequence MTRHELPPGLSASAAAQGFRFFQNPLSFLDQCVEQFGDLFTIQFPGSRKQVCLSNPEDLKEMYTGSPDLLHAGEAAGSVFSPLTGWNCTLTLDGEAHARRRELVQAPFRGGQVERHAGAMYAIATAAIERWPRTGRFPLQPQMQDIALRIIFRTVLGLDDTAPGHARFLELISQVARLGMGSKMLLIPALRWDLGPLSPWGRIVRIVRDTDALLFAEIARRRTDPKLATSEDVLSLLIRGEGQDGLRLTDQEIRDETVALLIAGLETTAVALTWVAERLMALPEVRERLRAELEPLHTNGELDVTRLSALPYLDAVLKESLRNRSLSPICGGRVLKAPMRLREYELPADTVLINSPYLLHRRRELYSEPDAFRPERFLGSPPSAHKWTTFGGGNRRCLGQKFALLELKVVTSAMVLQTGLELATPRVVPKADGIHLVPAAGLPVRRGTCPFAKKAAAAS encoded by the coding sequence ATGACCCGACATGAGCTGCCTCCTGGCCTCTCCGCCTCCGCGGCGGCCCAGGGCTTCCGCTTCTTCCAGAACCCCCTCTCGTTCCTCGACCAATGCGTGGAGCAGTTCGGCGACCTCTTCACGATTCAGTTCCCGGGGAGCCGCAAGCAGGTGTGTCTGTCGAATCCGGAGGACCTGAAGGAGATGTACACCGGGAGCCCGGACCTGCTTCACGCGGGTGAGGCCGCCGGCAGCGTCTTCTCTCCCCTGACAGGCTGGAACTGCACGCTCACACTGGACGGCGAAGCCCACGCGCGGCGCCGGGAGCTGGTCCAGGCGCCGTTCCGAGGCGGCCAGGTGGAGCGACATGCGGGGGCGATGTATGCCATTGCCACCGCGGCCATCGAGCGCTGGCCTCGCACCGGGCGCTTCCCGCTCCAGCCCCAGATGCAGGACATCGCGCTGCGCATCATCTTCCGCACCGTGCTGGGCCTGGACGACACCGCGCCCGGTCATGCCCGCTTCCTCGAGCTCATCTCCCAGGTGGCCCGCCTGGGCATGGGCTCGAAGATGTTGCTGATTCCCGCGCTGCGGTGGGACCTGGGCCCCTTGAGCCCCTGGGGCCGCATCGTCCGCATCGTCCGCGACACGGACGCGCTGCTCTTCGCGGAGATTGCCCGGAGGAGGACCGACCCGAAGCTCGCCACCTCCGAGGACGTGCTGTCCCTCCTCATCCGAGGCGAGGGACAGGACGGGCTGCGGCTGACGGACCAGGAGATCCGCGACGAGACGGTCGCCCTGCTCATCGCGGGCCTGGAGACGACGGCCGTCGCGCTGACGTGGGTGGCCGAGCGCCTCATGGCCCTGCCGGAGGTCCGTGAGCGGCTGCGCGCGGAGCTGGAGCCCCTCCACACGAACGGGGAGCTCGACGTGACGCGGCTCTCCGCGCTCCCCTACCTCGACGCCGTCCTCAAGGAGAGCCTCCGCAACCGCTCCCTGTCGCCCATCTGCGGCGGGCGCGTGCTGAAGGCCCCCATGCGGCTGCGCGAGTACGAGCTCCCCGCGGACACCGTGTTGATCAACTCCCCCTATCTCCTCCACCGACGGAGGGAGCTGTACTCGGAGCCGGATGCCTTCCGCCCGGAGCGCTTCCTGGGCAGCCCTCCCTCCGCGCACAAGTGGACGACGTTCGGCGGAGGAAACCGCCGCTGCCTGGGGCAGAAGTTCGCGCTGCTGGAGCTCAAGGTCGTCACCAGCGCCATGGTCCTCCAGACGGGGCTGGAGCTGGCGACGCCGCGCGTGGTGCCCAAGGCGGACGGCATCCACCTGGTGCCCGCGGCGGGGCTGCCCGTCCGCCGCGGCACCTGCCCCTTCGCGAAGAAGGCCGCCGCGGCGAGCTGA
- a CDS encoding NAD(P)/FAD-dependent oxidoreductase encodes MNKVRIGQVVIVGGGVAGSTLAIYLARAGRDVLIVDRPLKLDLLVGESLLPPATTILQDLGIEEQVKACSTLKQGVAFVMRTGRVLLLNLQRLTGLSASYAYNVPRPQFDQLLRTRAQEVGVRVVQHAARLRVEGGRVELDAETLEACGLKGQPDLVIDATGRARMFGRAMELPGVAGKRNDTCHFAHYENVDLGVSLSGCAVITAMKTGWAWRIPLPDRMSVGVVQDTAHLTAYGSTPEERLENALRDDPIMAAALREGRRLTSVRVYNNYQWRYERFRGPNWILVGDAAGFVDPTLSSGVLLSLQGASGLAQALTADDVSSALTRWEATYRENIATWQELVDSFYDGRLFAMIMQGEDFARNNEMLGPFNRHMERNVAGAVLGARTTHWYGKRLVRMIINHGLVRYQPGEWAIR; translated from the coding sequence ATGAACAAGGTGCGAATCGGTCAGGTCGTCATCGTCGGTGGCGGCGTTGCTGGCAGCACGCTGGCCATCTACCTGGCGCGGGCGGGCCGGGACGTGCTCATCGTGGACCGGCCGTTGAAGCTGGACCTGCTCGTGGGCGAGTCGCTGCTCCCTCCCGCCACGACCATCCTCCAGGACCTGGGCATCGAGGAGCAGGTGAAGGCGTGCTCCACGCTCAAGCAGGGGGTGGCCTTCGTCATGCGGACCGGCCGCGTGCTGCTGCTCAACCTCCAGCGGCTGACGGGCCTGTCCGCGTCCTATGCGTACAACGTCCCCCGGCCCCAGTTCGACCAGTTGTTGCGGACCCGGGCCCAGGAGGTGGGCGTGCGGGTGGTGCAGCATGCCGCGCGCCTGCGGGTGGAGGGGGGGCGGGTGGAGCTCGATGCCGAGACGCTGGAGGCCTGTGGACTCAAGGGGCAGCCGGACCTCGTGATTGACGCCACCGGACGGGCGCGCATGTTCGGCCGGGCGATGGAGCTGCCCGGGGTCGCGGGCAAGCGCAACGACACGTGTCACTTCGCCCACTACGAGAACGTGGACCTGGGCGTCTCGCTCTCGGGCTGCGCGGTCATCACCGCGATGAAGACGGGCTGGGCCTGGCGCATCCCCCTGCCGGACCGGATGAGCGTGGGCGTGGTGCAGGACACCGCGCACCTCACCGCCTATGGCAGCACGCCCGAGGAGCGGCTCGAGAACGCCCTGCGCGACGACCCCATCATGGCCGCCGCCCTCCGCGAAGGACGGCGGCTCACGAGCGTCCGCGTCTACAACAACTACCAATGGCGCTATGAGCGCTTCCGAGGGCCGAACTGGATTCTCGTGGGAGATGCCGCCGGGTTCGTCGACCCGACGCTGTCCTCGGGCGTGCTGCTGTCGCTCCAGGGCGCCTCGGGGCTGGCCCAGGCGCTCACTGCGGACGACGTCTCGAGCGCGCTCACGCGCTGGGAGGCGACCTACCGGGAGAACATCGCCACGTGGCAGGAATTGGTGGACTCGTTCTACGACGGGCGGCTGTTCGCCATGATCATGCAGGGCGAGGACTTCGCGCGGAACAACGAGATGCTCGGGCCCTTCAACCGGCACATGGAGCGCAACGTGGCGGGCGCCGTGCTGGGCGCGCGGACGACCCACTGGTACGGCAAGCGGCTGGTGCGGATGATCATCAACCACGGGCTGGTGCGCTACCAGCCCGGGGAGTGGGCCATCCGCTGA
- a CDS encoding cytochrome P450, with amino-acid sequence MHQPPLPPHASGVPWVGDSVEFGRNPQRFVLKRQARFGPVFMGHILGASTAVMVGPQALRFVLSSHRHHFVSGPGWPRGLGMLMSGALMMKDGDIQTRTRRLLAPALAGSALASYTPVMEATARRHLERWVQQGRLSLYDGLKGLTFDTASQLLFGTPEGADTGRLGKLFATYTAGMQGLHPVVPLRVPFTPFGRAFAARSEMLKEVTRIIQEREKSTGSDALARLLESRKEQGEGPSADALAEQAFFLLFAGHESTSSLTTWACLELSRHPDLLDSAREEAQSLGEGPLTMERVERLPFLEQVLLETERLHPPFSGSFRQVVKSFEFNGFHVPEGCRVFYSINGTHGDPATFPEPERFTPGRFTPEAARCARHELGLVGFGAGPRSCLGMGFARLQAKVVLALLLRDYEWSLQPKQSLDPVYLPSLFPKDHLRVSFRRRSAQETRHRETA; translated from the coding sequence ATGCACCAGCCTCCGCTTCCTCCTCATGCCTCGGGTGTGCCGTGGGTGGGGGACTCCGTGGAGTTCGGACGGAACCCCCAGCGGTTCGTGTTGAAGCGACAGGCCCGGTTCGGTCCGGTCTTCATGGGCCACATCCTCGGAGCGTCCACGGCCGTGATGGTCGGGCCGCAGGCGCTCCGGTTCGTCCTCTCATCGCATCGCCATCACTTCGTCTCCGGGCCCGGCTGGCCCCGCGGGCTGGGGATGTTGATGAGCGGGGCCCTGATGATGAAGGACGGCGACATCCAGACGCGGACCCGTCGCCTCCTGGCACCGGCGCTCGCTGGCTCCGCGCTGGCCAGCTACACGCCGGTGATGGAGGCGACGGCGCGGCGCCACCTGGAGCGCTGGGTCCAGCAGGGCCGCCTGTCGCTCTACGACGGCCTCAAGGGCCTCACGTTCGACACCGCCAGCCAGCTGCTCTTCGGCACCCCGGAGGGCGCCGACACCGGGCGCCTGGGGAAGCTGTTCGCGACGTACACCGCGGGCATGCAGGGGCTCCACCCGGTGGTGCCCCTGCGGGTGCCCTTCACCCCCTTCGGGCGGGCCTTCGCGGCCCGCTCCGAGATGCTGAAGGAGGTCACCCGCATCATCCAGGAGCGCGAGAAGAGCACCGGCTCCGACGCGCTGGCGAGGCTGCTGGAGTCACGCAAGGAGCAGGGCGAAGGGCCGTCGGCGGACGCGCTCGCCGAGCAGGCCTTCTTCCTGCTCTTCGCCGGACATGAGAGCACCAGCTCGCTGACGACCTGGGCGTGCCTGGAGCTGTCCCGGCACCCCGACCTGCTCGACAGCGCTCGAGAGGAGGCGCAGTCGCTGGGGGAGGGACCGCTCACGATGGAGCGCGTGGAGCGGCTGCCGTTCCTGGAGCAGGTGCTGCTGGAGACCGAGCGGCTCCATCCGCCGTTCTCGGGCAGCTTCCGGCAGGTGGTGAAGTCCTTCGAGTTCAACGGCTTCCACGTGCCCGAGGGCTGCCGGGTCTTCTACTCCATCAACGGGACGCACGGAGACCCCGCCACGTTCCCGGAGCCGGAGCGCTTCACGCCTGGACGTTTCACCCCGGAGGCCGCCCGGTGCGCGCGGCACGAGCTGGGGCTGGTGGGCTTCGGCGCCGGTCCGCGCAGCTGTCTGGGCATGGGCTTCGCGAGGCTCCAGGCGAAGGTCGTCCTCGCGCTCCTCCTGCGGGACTACGAGTGGAGCCTGCAGCCCAAGCAGAGCCTGGACCCCGTGTATCTGCCCTCGCTCTTTCCGAAGGACCATCTGCGGGTCTCGTTCCGGCGGCGGAGCGCCCAGGAGACTCGTCACAGGGAGACGGCATGA
- the hemW gene encoding radical SAM family heme chaperone HemW: MSDSPGYEFWREYPDHDPQAVVWYPLTYGPLDVNTVWPQAGPEPKHETSLYIHIPFCAVICPFCPFNKFASVEKMMSEFVIAVKREIELLASRSYWSNAHISAAFFGGGTPTALSGERLADIIETCRKLLRFSDDTELTVEGSPETLTPEKLKILRDVGVNRISFGVQSFDDHYLKMLGRGHNAATARKTIDMVADAGFDNVAIDLMYRLPGQTLEEVEKDLDTALRSGVSHISAYSLFVEPGSPLARVQHRGKLLPLPDEQTDLEMFRLVIDRLAQSNFELYTLYDFAPPGRRCEHHVINWHAPQKEYVGIGPGAFSFVRNGRDEFVYGNVNPLERYFDLLREGKLPIDFGVHLTEEEQMARYMVLGTNGLDIPKAPFEQRFGQSIQSVFGETVDKLQGWGLVEDRPDHVSLTRKGRLYLANVGKSFCTERNRMKPHPAGVDLQKGAGQSLIGINK; encoded by the coding sequence ATGAGTGACAGCCCTGGCTACGAGTTCTGGCGCGAGTACCCCGACCACGACCCTCAAGCGGTGGTCTGGTACCCGCTCACCTACGGCCCGCTGGACGTCAACACCGTCTGGCCCCAGGCGGGGCCGGAGCCCAAGCACGAGACGTCGCTCTACATCCACATCCCGTTCTGCGCCGTCATCTGTCCGTTCTGCCCGTTCAACAAGTTCGCGTCCGTCGAGAAGATGATGTCGGAGTTCGTCATCGCGGTGAAGCGTGAGATCGAGCTCCTGGCCTCTCGCTCCTACTGGTCCAACGCGCACATCAGCGCGGCCTTCTTCGGCGGGGGCACCCCGACGGCCCTGTCCGGAGAGCGGCTGGCCGACATCATCGAGACGTGCCGCAAGCTGCTGCGCTTCAGCGACGACACGGAGCTGACGGTGGAGGGCAGCCCGGAGACGCTGACCCCCGAGAAGCTGAAGATCCTGCGCGACGTGGGCGTCAACCGCATCAGCTTCGGCGTCCAGTCCTTCGACGACCACTACCTGAAGATGCTGGGGCGCGGCCACAACGCGGCGACCGCGCGGAAGACCATCGACATGGTCGCGGACGCGGGCTTCGACAACGTCGCCATCGACCTGATGTACCGCCTGCCAGGGCAGACGCTGGAGGAGGTGGAGAAGGACCTGGACACGGCGCTGCGCTCGGGCGTCAGCCACATCAGCGCGTACAGCCTCTTCGTGGAGCCCGGCTCGCCGCTGGCCCGCGTGCAACACCGGGGCAAGCTGCTCCCGCTGCCGGACGAGCAGACGGACCTGGAGATGTTCCGGCTCGTCATCGACCGGCTCGCCCAGTCGAACTTCGAGCTGTACACGCTCTACGACTTCGCCCCGCCCGGGAGGCGGTGCGAGCACCACGTCATCAACTGGCACGCGCCCCAGAAGGAGTACGTGGGCATCGGCCCCGGCGCCTTCTCCTTCGTGCGCAACGGGCGCGACGAGTTCGTCTACGGCAACGTCAACCCGCTGGAGCGCTACTTCGACCTCTTGCGTGAAGGGAAGCTGCCCATCGACTTCGGGGTGCACCTCACCGAGGAGGAGCAGATGGCCCGCTACATGGTGCTGGGCACCAACGGGCTGGACATCCCCAAGGCCCCCTTCGAGCAGCGCTTCGGCCAGTCCATCCAATCGGTGTTCGGCGAGACGGTGGACAAGCTCCAGGGTTGGGGGCTGGTGGAGGACCGGCCGGACCACGTGTCCCTGACTCGCAAGGGCCGGCTGTACCTGGCCAACGTTGGAAAGTCTTTCTGCACGGAGAGGAACCGGATGAAGCCACACCCCGCGGGGGTGGACCTGCAGAAGGGTGCCGGTCAAAGCCTGATCGGCATCAATAAGTAG
- the hemW gene encoding radical SAM family heme chaperone HemW produces the protein MESSFPLYRYWSDYPKRDVEYVRWYPPTMQAVDGETILEALGRGPEAAAFYLHIPFCKDVCPYCPFNKYRMRDDRAKAFMDGVFREIDLVAAQRHKRGTKTSGGYFGGGTPTAMETPDLLRLIEHTLERLPPERGSEVTMEANPDTVDLEKLRQLRASGINRISFGVQSFRPEFLKILGRTHGVDGAVKAIELARQAGFDNIAIDLIYRVPGQTVPLWEADLRKALELGVDHISTYCLFLDPGTRLYNETLMGHVAAYPPESEEVAMYQATQQVLGAAGFVHYTINDFARRMGRRSEHHLMNWQAPQRSYAGMGPGAFSYTEGDESFIYCTIHSLQEYLDVLKEGRLPVRLANRLTPDERRSRYMVMGLRCLSVSKAGFRRRFGQEMTDVFGPPIEQLKEWGLLDEDGEQVFMTERGRHFASNVLKAFYTPANRGKPQAIGVELLAGKGLSLVSVGGQQRTETGT, from the coding sequence ATGGAAAGTAGCTTCCCGCTGTACCGCTACTGGAGTGACTACCCCAAGCGCGACGTCGAATACGTCCGCTGGTATCCGCCCACGATGCAGGCCGTGGATGGGGAGACCATCCTGGAGGCCCTGGGGAGAGGTCCCGAGGCCGCGGCCTTCTACCTCCACATCCCCTTCTGCAAGGACGTCTGTCCCTACTGTCCGTTCAACAAGTACCGGATGCGCGATGACCGGGCCAAGGCGTTCATGGACGGCGTCTTCCGGGAGATAGACCTGGTCGCCGCGCAGCGCCACAAGCGGGGCACGAAGACGAGCGGCGGGTACTTCGGCGGCGGCACGCCCACGGCCATGGAGACGCCGGACCTGCTGCGCCTCATCGAGCACACGCTGGAGCGCCTGCCCCCCGAGCGCGGCTCCGAAGTCACCATGGAGGCCAACCCCGACACCGTCGACCTGGAGAAGCTCCGGCAGCTTCGCGCCAGCGGCATCAACCGCATCAGCTTCGGCGTGCAGTCCTTCCGGCCGGAGTTCCTCAAGATTCTCGGGCGCACGCACGGCGTGGACGGCGCGGTGAAGGCCATCGAGCTGGCGCGGCAGGCGGGCTTCGACAACATCGCCATCGACCTCATCTACCGCGTGCCGGGACAGACGGTGCCGCTGTGGGAGGCGGACCTGCGCAAGGCGCTGGAGCTGGGGGTGGACCACATCAGCACCTACTGCTTGTTCCTGGACCCGGGCACGCGCCTCTACAACGAGACGCTGATGGGCCACGTCGCCGCCTATCCCCCCGAGTCCGAGGAGGTGGCGATGTACCAGGCCACGCAGCAGGTGCTGGGGGCCGCGGGCTTCGTCCACTACACCATCAACGACTTCGCGCGGCGGATGGGGCGGCGCTCGGAGCACCACCTGATGAACTGGCAGGCGCCGCAGCGCAGCTACGCGGGCATGGGCCCCGGCGCGTTCAGCTACACGGAGGGAGACGAGTCCTTCATCTACTGCACCATCCACTCGCTGCAGGAGTACCTGGACGTGCTGAAGGAGGGCCGGCTGCCGGTGCGGCTCGCCAACCGGCTGACCCCGGACGAGCGGCGCTCGCGCTACATGGTCATGGGCTTGCGCTGTCTGTCGGTGAGCAAGGCGGGCTTCCGCCGCCGCTTCGGCCAGGAGATGACGGACGTGTTCGGTCCGCCCATCGAGCAGCTCAAGGAGTGGGGCCTGCTCGACGAGGACGGTGAGCAGGTCTTCATGACGGAGCGCGGCCGGCACTTCGCGTCCAACGTGCTCAAGGCCTTCTACACGCCCGCCAACCGGGGCAAGCCGCAGGCCATCGGCGTGGAGCTGCTCGCGGGCAAGGGCCTGAGCCTCGTGTCCGTGGGCGGCCAGCAGCGGACGGAGACCGGGACATGA
- a CDS encoding class I SAM-dependent DNA methyltransferase, which produces MAMEIQWESQARALFQDLMGKGPPEAFKDSASAAIEREAERTARERGVNQIEREDVARACLRVAPPAFRPRVMKNLAAHGLDGNAFLPPDKQVAAPPPAAPKKLEDSYDSEWDRVHARLAGHREEVSRIYAMKKRTGPLRVLDLACGTGKHLQEFARDGHVCHGVDQQGWKLDKAAEQSRAQGLDITFTNTDLKTLDLGGTFDLVVCLYAMSTMTSDEDARATLGVARRHLAEDGIFVFNVINKEANSDPNAPMYRSVHVEHHLRDYTFDEVVELLRGAGLEPGTTQSSTVLDVKDLDLFIAARHGSAPHGK; this is translated from the coding sequence ATGGCCATGGAAATCCAGTGGGAATCCCAGGCACGGGCGCTGTTCCAGGACCTGATGGGGAAGGGGCCTCCGGAGGCATTCAAGGACTCGGCCTCGGCCGCCATCGAGCGGGAGGCGGAGCGCACCGCACGAGAGCGCGGCGTCAACCAGATCGAGCGGGAGGACGTCGCGCGGGCCTGTCTGCGCGTGGCGCCTCCGGCCTTCCGTCCCAGGGTGATGAAGAACCTGGCCGCCCATGGCCTGGACGGCAATGCCTTCCTCCCCCCGGACAAGCAGGTCGCCGCGCCGCCTCCCGCTGCTCCGAAGAAGCTGGAGGACTCCTATGACTCCGAATGGGACCGCGTGCACGCGCGGCTCGCGGGCCATCGGGAAGAAGTCTCGCGCATCTACGCGATGAAGAAGCGGACGGGGCCGCTGCGCGTGCTGGACCTCGCGTGTGGCACCGGCAAGCACCTGCAGGAGTTCGCTCGCGACGGCCATGTCTGCCACGGCGTGGACCAGCAGGGCTGGAAGCTGGACAAGGCCGCGGAGCAGTCGCGGGCGCAGGGACTGGACATCACCTTCACGAACACGGACCTGAAGACGCTGGACCTGGGCGGCACGTTCGACCTGGTGGTGTGCCTCTACGCGATGAGCACCATGACCTCCGACGAGGACGCGCGGGCCACGCTGGGCGTCGCCCGCCGGCACCTCGCCGAGGACGGCATCTTCGTCTTCAACGTCATCAACAAGGAGGCCAACTCGGACCCGAACGCGCCGATGTACCGCTCCGTGCACGTGGAGCACCACCTGCGCGACTACACGTTCGACGAGGTGGTGGAGCTGTTGAGAGGAGCGGGACTCGAGCCTGGGACGACCCAGTCCTCGACGGTGTTGGACGTGAAGGACCTGGACCTGTTCATCGCAGCCCGGCATGGGAGCGCGCCCCATGGAAAGTAG
- a CDS encoding amidohydrolase family protein: MSNTVADKARSSLTVDMDRHVQETWRIFQDYAEPHFRSHVYRKVDLPDGSSRIAIGERVMAFSGAMWDDPYANRMFDDNRFWPNHPLREGFDPKGYLSTMDAEGIDVALLTPTLALGNATIPNGIAGSALCRAYGRWVTEFASAAPKRLRPVYPVNLHDVNLAVKDARWAIETLGLAGFLVVPLPVGERALHDPALDPFWSLAQELDVPIQVHTISSLPDAEGRGPLVDVVAGAKRFGGSLFLHHLVSHRIEQQLALASFIAGGVLERFPKLRLVFVEAGGEWVRGWLAEMDARYDSPMMRRSVPWLTLRPSEYFQRQCLAAFHANEPLRGALGNELGASQLAWASDYPHHDSLFPGAGEAVRREVSTLALEDQERILGGNAARFYRWV, from the coding sequence ATGAGCAACACCGTTGCTGACAAGGCTCGGTCCTCGCTGACGGTCGACATGGACCGGCACGTCCAGGAGACGTGGCGCATCTTCCAGGACTACGCCGAGCCGCATTTCCGCTCGCACGTCTACCGCAAGGTGGACCTCCCGGACGGCTCGTCGCGCATCGCCATCGGCGAGCGGGTGATGGCCTTCTCCGGGGCCATGTGGGACGACCCCTACGCGAACCGGATGTTCGACGACAACCGCTTCTGGCCGAACCACCCGCTGCGCGAGGGCTTCGACCCGAAGGGCTACCTGTCGACGATGGACGCGGAGGGCATCGACGTGGCGCTGCTCACGCCCACGCTCGCCCTGGGCAACGCCACCATTCCCAACGGCATCGCCGGCTCCGCGCTCTGCCGCGCCTACGGACGCTGGGTGACCGAGTTCGCGAGCGCCGCGCCGAAGCGGCTGCGGCCCGTGTACCCCGTCAACCTTCACGACGTGAACCTGGCCGTGAAGGACGCGCGCTGGGCCATCGAGACGCTGGGCCTCGCGGGCTTCCTGGTCGTCCCGCTGCCGGTGGGTGAGCGCGCGCTGCATGACCCCGCGCTGGACCCGTTCTGGAGCCTCGCGCAGGAGCTGGATGTCCCCATCCAGGTCCACACCATCTCGTCGCTGCCGGACGCGGAGGGCCGAGGGCCGCTGGTGGACGTGGTGGCGGGCGCGAAGCGGTTTGGCGGGAGCCTCTTCCTGCACCACCTGGTCTCGCACCGCATCGAGCAGCAGCTCGCGCTCGCGAGCTTCATCGCGGGGGGCGTGCTGGAGCGCTTCCCGAAGCTGCGGCTCGTCTTCGTCGAGGCGGGAGGCGAGTGGGTGAGGGGGTGGCTGGCAGAGATGGACGCCCGCTACGACTCCCCGATGATGAGGCGCAGCGTGCCCTGGCTCACGCTGCGGCCCAGCGAGTACTTCCAGCGGCAATGCCTGGCCGCGTTCCACGCCAACGAGCCGCTGCGGGGCGCGCTGGGCAACGAGCTGGGCGCAAGCCAGCTCGCGTGGGCCTCCGACTATCCCCATCACGACTCGCTCTTCCCTGGCGCCGGCGAGGCGGTGCGCAGGGAGGTCTCGACGCTGGCGCTGGAGGACCAGGAACGAATCCTCGGTGGAAACGCGGCACGCTTCTACAGGTGGGTGTGA
- a CDS encoding 4-hydroxyphenylacetate 3-hydroxylase family protein, with the protein MRTGPQYLQSLDDGRQVFLSGTRVRDVAAHPALAGCARTLANLYDAQARPELQDLLTMEGPSGKRVSLAWMVPKSSADLERRRRMIEHLARQQGGTMGRLPDYVPLIALGLYSARGQLARGAPEWAGNVERYFNTCRDADLLLTHSFADRQIDRSKPSAALNHLQVVSRDSEHLVVRGIKSMATLGPFANEYLVLTPPRAGLAPQQALFFSVPVATPGLRFICRQPFSEGAPADFPLSSRFDEMDAWAVFDDVRIPLSRVFLAENVDVLQAAWRQVNVFAYHHILIRMAVKAELFAGVSSLVAQQLGTSQFERVKEDLADILRHVETLRAFIRAAEADPVLTREGVAMPNPRTLMVAHMHAVEHHPRLQQTLLSLCGQGVLMAPTHAELDSGELQADLEHYLSGGPTAPADRVRLFRLAWDLAGGAFATRQMMFELFNGRDLARNRLQFAQSYDVSTFEQMARRLAGIEPGEEQGR; encoded by the coding sequence ATGAGAACGGGTCCTCAGTACCTCCAGAGCCTCGATGATGGCCGGCAGGTGTTCCTCTCCGGCACCCGGGTGCGCGACGTGGCGGCGCACCCGGCGCTCGCGGGCTGTGCGCGCACGCTCGCGAACCTCTACGACGCGCAGGCGCGGCCCGAGCTCCAGGACCTGCTGACGATGGAGGGCCCGTCGGGCAAGCGCGTCAGCCTGGCCTGGATGGTGCCGAAGAGCAGCGCGGACCTGGAGCGCCGGCGCCGGATGATCGAGCACCTGGCGCGCCAACAGGGCGGCACCATGGGCCGGCTGCCCGACTACGTCCCGCTCATCGCCCTGGGGCTGTACTCCGCGCGGGGGCAGCTCGCGCGCGGCGCTCCGGAGTGGGCGGGCAACGTCGAGCGCTACTTCAACACCTGCCGCGACGCGGACCTGCTGCTCACGCACAGCTTCGCGGACCGGCAGATAGACCGCTCCAAGCCCAGCGCGGCGCTCAACCACCTCCAGGTGGTGAGCCGGGACTCGGAGCACCTCGTGGTCCGAGGCATCAAGTCCATGGCGACGCTGGGGCCGTTCGCCAACGAGTACCTGGTGCTCACGCCTCCGCGCGCGGGGCTGGCGCCGCAGCAGGCGCTCTTCTTCTCCGTGCCCGTGGCCACCCCTGGCCTGCGCTTCATCTGCCGTCAGCCCTTCTCGGAGGGCGCGCCCGCGGACTTCCCCCTCAGCTCCCGCTTCGACGAGATGGACGCCTGGGCCGTCTTCGACGACGTGCGCATCCCCCTGTCGCGCGTCTTCCTCGCGGAGAACGTCGACGTGCTCCAGGCGGCGTGGCGGCAGGTGAACGTCTTCGCCTACCACCACATCCTCATCCGCATGGCCGTCAAGGCGGAGCTCTTCGCGGGAGTCAGCTCGCTGGTGGCCCAGCAGCTGGGGACCTCGCAGTTCGAGCGGGTGAAGGAGGACCTGGCGGACATCCTCCGGCACGTGGAGACGCTGCGCGCCTTCATCCGCGCCGCGGAGGCAGACCCCGTCCTCACGCGCGAGGGCGTCGCCATGCCCAACCCGCGCACGCTGATGGTCGCGCACATGCACGCGGTGGAGCACCACCCGCGCCTCCAGCAGACGCTGCTCTCGCTGTGCGGACAGGGCGTCCTCATGGCGCCCACCCACGCGGAGCTCGACAGCGGCGAGCTGCAAGCGGACCTGGAGCACTACCTCTCCGGAGGCCCCACGGCGCCCGCGGACCGGGTGCGCTTGTTCCGGCTGGCCTGGGACCTGGCGGGGGGCGCCTTCGCCACGCGGCAGATGATGTTCGAGCTGTTCAACGGCCGGGACCTGGCGCGCAACCGGCTCCAGTTCGCGCAGAGCTACGACGTGTCCACGTTCGAGCAGATGGCCCGGAGGCTCGCGGGAATCGAGCCGGGAGAGGAGCAGGGGCGATGA